TTACTTTCTCGATTTATACGATTTGCTAAGCAGCTATATATTCGTTAGCCAGCTATAAGAGCTGTTATTTATGAAGTATCAAGAGCATGGAAGCATGGCTGTCATATATGCAGGAATATATATGCAGGAATGGATTGGCTAAAATCATAAAAACCCACTCTTTTGAGTGGGCTTTCAATTCACAATTTAATTCAAATCAATCGAAACAGCCGTTTTGTGTTTGTCGATGAGCTTGTTCAAGTAAATCCATTTTTTTCATTACTCAAGTCTAAAACGTATGAGCTGAGTTCTTTTCTTTGTCTACCATCTTGTTCGCTTGAATCCAGGGAATGAAGGAGAGTCAGCAGAGCACTGCTCTGCCCGAGTGCAAGAGCGAAGTTTTATTTCGCTGACACCCTTTCATTTAAAGAATTTACTTTGAGTGAAGCGTAAAGCACCTAATGCTCAATGTAAAAAACCCACTCAACATGAGTGGGTTTTCGCATTCAAATCAATTGATTTGAGAAATTAGTTTTTCTCTTTATCAACGATTTTGTTTGCTTGAATCCAAGGCATCATACCGCGTAACTTGTTACCTGTTACTTCAATACCATGCTCTGCATTTTGACGACGACGCGCAGTCATAGATGGGTAGTTCAGCGCACCTTCTTGGATGAACATTTTTGCATATTCACCAGATTGGATACGTTTAAGCGCATTACGCATCGCTTCACGAGACTGTTCGTTGATGACTTCAGTACCCGTTACATATTCGCCGTATTCAGCGTTATTCGATACTGAATAGTTCATGTCCGCAATACCGCCTTCGAACATTAAGTCAACGATCAATTTAAGCTCGTGTAGACATTCAAAATACGCCATTTCTGGTGCATAACCCGCTTCAACCAAAGTTTCGAAGCCCATTTTCACAAGTTCAACCGCACCACCACAAAGAACGGCTTGCTCACCGAACAAATCAGTTTCAGTTTCTTCACGGAAAGAGGTTTCGATAATACCGGTACGACCACCACCTACGCCTGAAGCATAAGAAAGTGCAAGGTTACGCGCATTACCAGAAGCATCTTGATGAATTGCGATTAAGTCAGGTACACCTGAACCACGTTGGTATTCAGAACGTACTGTGTGACCTGGTGCTTTAGGCGCAATCATGATGACGTCAAGGTCAGCACGCGGCACAACTTGGTTATAAAGGATTGAGAAACCATGCGCAAATGCAAGCGTTGCACCTTGCTTGATGTTTGGCTCAATCACGTCACGGTAAAGTTGAGATTGGAATTCATCTGGCGTCAAGATCATCACGACGTCAGCTTGCGCTACAGCAGCAGGAACTTCAGCAACTTTAAGACCTGAGTTTTCAGCTTTTTTCCAAGAAGTAGAACCCGCACGTAAACCAACAGTTACGTCAACGCCAGAATCTTGAAGGTTAAGCGCATGCGCGTGACCTTGTGAACCGTAACCAATGATCGCTACTTTCTTAGATTGGATGATAGATAAGTCAGTGTCTTTATCGTAAAAAATTTGCATTGCTGTCTCCGCTAAAATGCTTTTGTTTCCTTTATATTTAACCCAGTGATTTTTTGTTATTCACTTTGCTAAACCCTCGCCTTAAAAGAGAGGTAGAATCTGTTAATAGAATTTTGAATCTTTTTTAATCTCAAAATATGAGTTTAAAGTGTTAAAACTTTTTCACCACGTGCGATGCCTGAAACACCAGAACGCACAACTTCTAAAATGGTGTTCTCTGCCAGAGCATCAATAAAACCATCAATTTTTTCAGTCGTTCCCGCTACCTGAATGGTATAGGTCGTTGGTGTTACATCAACCACTTGTCCACGGAAAATATCCGCAGTGCGTTTAATTTCATCACGTGCAGCACCCAATGCTTTGACTTTAACCAGCATCAGTTCACGTTCAATGTGCGCACCTTCTGACAAATCAACCACTTTCACCACTTCAACCAATTTATTGAGTTGCTTGGTGATTTGTTCAATTTTATGGTCATCACCATAAGTGGTTAAAGTCAAACGCGACATCGTTGGGTCTTCGGTGGGTGCAACGTTCAACGTTTCGATGTTGTAGCCACGTTGAGAAAATAACCCGACAAAACGTGACAGCGCACCTGCTTCGTTCTCCATGAGAACTGAAATTATATGTCTCATGAAGTGCGCTCCCCTTTTGCTAACCACATATCTTGTAAAGACTGACCTGCAATGAGCATTGGATACACATGCTCAGCACGATCTACCATCACGTTAATAAATACGCATTTGTCGTTAATCGCCATTGCTTCAGCAAGTTTGCTTTCTAACTCATCGGAATGGTCAATTTGAATACCCACATGACCGTACGCTTCCATAAGCTTGCCAAAATCAGGCAATGACTCAACATAAGAGCTAGAGTGACGACCTTCATAATTCATGTCTTGCCACTGTTTAACCATACCCAAAGCACGGTTGTTCAAGCATAAAATTTTGACATTTAAGCCATACTGCTTACAGGTCGAAAGTTCTTGGATACACATCTGAATCGATGCTTCACCCGTAATACACACCACTTGTTGATCTGGAAATGCAAGCTTCGCAGCCATGGCATACGGCAAACCTACACCCATCGTGCCCAAACCGCCTGAGTTAATCCATTGACGAGGACGTGTATAGGTATAATAAAGCGCACCAAACATCTGATGTTGACCCACGTCAGAAGTAATAATGGCTTGGCTATGGGTAATTTTGTCTAATGCTTGAACCACTTGTTGTGGCTTTATTACCCCATCAACGCCTGCCTCATAGCGTAAACCATGCACTTTGCGCCATTCATTAATTTGCGCCCACCAATCACTGATTACATCAGGATTCGGCTTAGATACATTTAATTGTTTTAACTGCGCGAGCATTTCTTGTAGCACAGGTTCAACTGCACCCACAATTGGAATGTGCGCCATAATAGTTTTTGAAATCGTCGCTGGGTCGATATCAATATGAATCACTTTTGCGTTTGGACAGAATTTTGCAGGGTTATTGGTCACACGGTCATCAAAGCGCGCGCCCACACACAAAATCAAATCTGCATTGTGCATGGTCATGTTGGCTTCATATGTGCCATGCATACCCAGCATACCCACAAATTGCGGATCATTCCCCGGGAATGCACCCAAACCCATCAGGGTATTGGTCACAGGGTAATTCAGTAAGTGCGCAAGTTCAGTCAGTAAAGCAGAGGCATTGCCTTGAACCACCCCACCACCCGAATAAATAATCGGACGTTTGGCGTTGATCAGCTCATCAATTGCTTTGCGAATTTGACCCGTATGACCACGATGCGGTGGTTGATACGAACGCATCTTTATTTTTTCTGGATATTCGTAAGCAAATTTATCAATTGGATTGGTCACATCTTTAGGAATATCAACCACCACAGGACCCGGACGACCTGAAGATGCAATATAAAATGCTTTTTTAATAATGGTTGGAATTTCGCTTGCATGACGAACTTGGAAACTGTGTTTTACGATTGGACGAGAAACACCCACCATATCCGTTTCTTGGAATGCATCTTCGCCAATTAAATGCGATGCAACTTGCCCAGACAAAATCACCATGGGGATTGAGTCCATATAAGCCGTTGCAATTGGCGTTACGGTATTGGTTGCCCCTGGACCAGATGTGACAAGAACCACACCTGTTTTACCTGTTACGCGTGAGTATGCATCTGCCATATGACCGGCAGCTTGCTCATGACGCACGAGGTAATGATTAATTCTTTCTTGTTGAAAAAGCGCATCATAAATATGTAAAACTGCGCCGCCTGGATACCCAAAAACATGTTCAACGCCTTCGTCCGCTAATGCACGAACCAGCATTTCACCACCAGATAAAAGTTCCAACGTATTCACCCTTAATCTTTTCCACGATGTTTATGGGAGACATAAACCGTGATTCATTAATCATTTGTATGCAATGTTATAGCACACATATTTCTTAGTTTTTGCTGTAATAAAAAAATTTTCTGGTGCACAACCGTTTGAGTTGCGACTGCATAATCAAGATGTTGGGATAAACATATTGCTGCGATTTCATCTTCTCGGCTTAGAGCAGATGTTATTACAAGCTATGGACTTCATTCGAAGGGTGATCGAATAAAATATATAAAACTAGAGCAGCATTTTTAGTTATTTTGACGATCAAAGTCAAGGTTTCAATCGTGGTTTTTATTGTTTATTTACCAAGCGGCTGATTTACAACCTATAACTTTTTATTGAATGATTTATAAAAATTAATTCAATGACTTATAAGATTATAAATTTAAAAAGGAATTATAATTCACTGCGTTCAATCGTTTAAAATAAAATCAGAATTCACAGACAAAGAAAGCATCTTATAATGGTTTTTAGATTTGCTTCTCATCCCTGCCGTTCTGGCATTTTTAAGGTCATACAGATGAAAATAAACAACTGGATAAAAATAATTACCTTAAGCACCAGCTTTACTGGCCTCGCTTTTTTCAGCATCGCCAGCAGCTCAGCTAAAGAATACTATAAATGGGTCGACAGTAAGGGTTCGACCATTACACCACCACACCACCACCCAAAACTGCCAAAAAGAAGGGCAAGGTCGACACTTATGGCTGGCGAGGAGAAACAACGACCACGCCTAGCCCTACTAGTTCTAGTCCTAACCCAGAAAATCAACAAACTCCTGCGCCAACTGGCAGTTCGATCCCTCCAATGGATCAGCAGCAACGTGAGGCCAATGAAGCCTTGCAACGCGCAAACCCTGTCACGGATTCAAGATCCATCCAAGCACCTCAATGACCCGATGTGACTTGAATAGATGCGATTGGCTCGTTTAATTCATTTTTTAAACATAATCCGCATTGCAAAATTCACTTTTAGGTGCGTTTTGCGCTATGCTGTGCAACAAACTTTTCACCGTAATTCACTAATACGTTTATGACTAATCACATTGACCCTGAATATTTAGCGAGTGCGATTGAGCCTCAAGTCCAACAAGATTGGGAATCTCGCAAAACCTTTAAAGTTGCCGACACTGTAGAAGGTCCGCGTCGCTATATCCTCTCTATGTTCCCTTACCCAAGTGGCAAGCTGCATATGGGTCATGTGCGTAACTATACGATTGGTGACGTCATCAGCCGTTTTCACCGTCTAAAAGGCGAAACCGTCATGCAACCGATGGGTTGGGATGCGTTTGGCTTACCTGCGGAAAACGCTGCCATTGCACATCAAGTTGCTCCGGCAAAGTGGACTTTTGAAAATATTGATTACATGCGTAATCAGCTGAAAAAATTAGGTTTAGCGGTGGATTGGGATCGCGAATTTGCGACCTGCACCCCAGAATACTACCGCTGGGAACAATGGTTATTTGTTCAGCTTTATAAAAAAGGCTTGATCTATCGTAAACTTTCAACCGTGAACTGGGATCCAGTCGATCAAACCGTTTTGGCAAATGAACAAGTTGAAAATGGTCGTGGCTGGCGCTCTGGTGCACTGGTTGAAAAACGCGATATTCCCATGTATTACTTCCGCATCACAGATTATGCGCAAGAATTACTGGACGATTTAGACACGCTCAAAGACGGTTGGCCACAACAAGTGCTGACCATGCAGCGCAACTGGATTGGTCGCTCACAAGGGATGGACATCACCTTCCCTTCAGCGAACCCAGACCTGTATGAAGATAGCTTAACTGTATTTACCACTCGTGCTGACACGTTAATGGGTGTGACTTATGTTGCGGTTGCAGCAGAACATCCAATGGCGCTTAAAGCAGCCGAGAATAACGCTGAACTTGCTGCCTTCATTGAAGAATGCCGTATGGGTTCTGTGGCAGAAGCAGATCTTGCGACTGCTGAGAAAAAAGGCATGGCAACCGGTTTGTCTGTGAAGCATCCTGTCACAGGCGAAGACGTACCTGTTTGGATTGCCAACTACGTCCTCATGTCGTACGGTTCAGGCGCAGTGATGGCGGTTCCTGCTCATGACGAACGTGACTTCGAATTTGCCAACAAATATGGCTTAAGCATTCAGCAAGTGATTGATGCCAAAGGCGCAGAAGATAGCGATTTTGATGCCACCACTTGGCAAGAATGGTATGGCTCTAAAGATGGCAAATTGGTCAATTCAGGTGAATTTGACGGCTTAGATTTACAAGGGGCGTATGATGCTTTCCTTGCAAAACTAGAACCGACTGAACTTGCACATTCTAAAGTTCAATTCCGTCTACGTGACTGGGGTGTATCTCGCCAGCGTTATTGGGGTTGTCCGATTCCAATGATCAACTGTGACAAATGTGGTCAAGTGCCAGTACCTGAAGATCAACTTCCTGTGGTACTGCCTACGGATGTGGTACCAGATGGTTCAGGTAATCCACTGAATAAAATGCCTGAATTCTATGAAACCACATGCCCTTGCTGTGGTGGATATGCACGTCGTGAAACCGATACATTGGATACCTTTGTAGAATCTTCTTGGTATTACGCACGTTATGCATCACCTGATTTTACGGGTGGTATGGTTGATCCTGCTGCGGGTCAAACGTGGTTGCCTGTAAACCAATATATCGGTGGTGTTGAACATGCAATTCTGCACTTACTCTATGCACGCTTCTTCCATAAACTCATGCGTGATGAAGGGGTGGTACAAGGCAACGAGCCATTCACCAATTTGCTGACTCAAGGTATGGTGCTTGCAGATACCTACTACCGTGAAGCAGAATCAGGTAAGAAAACATGGTTTAACCCTGCGGATATTGATCTTGAGCGTGATGAAAAAGGTCGTATTCTGTCTGCCAAATACCAAGGCGACAATCAAGAGGTTGTCGTTGGCGGTCAAGAAAAAATGTCGAAATCGAAAAATAATGGTATCGATCCGCAATCGATTATTGACCAGTACGGCGCAGACACTGCACGTGTATTCATGATGTTCGCAGCACCACCAGATCAATCGCTTGAATGGTCAGATGCAGGCGTTGAAGGCGCAAACCGTTTCTTGAAACGTGTATGGCGTTTGGCGACAGGCTTCCTTGAAAAAGCTAACAATGCCTCAAATATCGACAAAGCTGCACTTTCAACTGCTGCACAAGATTTACGTCGTAAAACGCACGAAACCATCCAGAAAGTAGGTGATGACATCGAACGTCGTCATGCATTTAACACTGCGATTGCAGCGATGATGGAACTTCTCAACGCGAACAATAAATTTGAAGCAAACGATGACAATGACGTGGCTGTTGCGCGTGAGTCAATCACCACGCTTTTAACTTTACTTGCCCCATTTGCACCGCATTTAAGCCAAACATTATTGGCTGAATTTGGTATTGAGTTAGAAAATGTATTGTTCCCTGCGGTGGATGAGTCTGCATTAACACGCAATACGCAAACCATTGTGGTTCAGGTGAATGGCAAACTTCGTGGCAAATTAGACGTTGCAGTTGATATCTCGAAAGATGAGATTCTAGCACTTGCGAAAGCATTACCTGAAATTCAGCAGTTCTTGACGGGTCCGACCAAGAAAGAGATTGTGGTGCCGAATAAGTTAGTGAATTTGGTGGTTTAGGAATCCCTCCTCTTGCGAAGCATCGCTTCTCACCTTTAAAAAGGGAGGCTTTCCCCTCTTTATTAAAGAGGGGTTAGGGGTGATTTCACAATTCCCAAACAAAGCCCGTTGCCAGCCAACGGGCTTTGCACATACAATCACGATATAAATTTATCTTCCTTTTTGGGAATATATACAGAGGATCAAACATGCATTTGGGCAAACGTTTAGCAGCTGTTGTTTTAACTTTGGGCTTAAGTGCGGGCTTTGTCGGCTGTGGCTTCCATTTAAAAGGAACCAATCCAACAGCTACACCCTTGGTCTATACCAAATTACAACTCATTTTGCCTGCCAACACCTCAGAGCTTGAAAAGAAACTCAGCGTGTATTTAACCGCAACAGGTGTTCAATTGAGCAATGCCAATGATACCTATGTACTGCGTGTTTTAGACTACAAGCCTGTACGTCATGAGTTGAACGGCAGTTTGATTGAAGTGTTATTACGTTTGTCTGTAACCTTCCAAATTGAAGACCGCCAAGGCAACCCTATTACCGAGCCACGTACTTTAACCGCTTCACGCAGTTACCAATACGACGTTGCAACGGTCAACACAGATGATCAACAAAATAAATATTTAAGCCAGATTTTAATTGATGACATTGCACAGCAAATGTCACGTCAAATTGCAGCCAACCGTCTACCAAAAGCTCAGGTGAATGTTCAACTGCCCGTACAGCAAAATTTTCAACCTGCTCAATCTGAAAACCCATAAGTTCGATTTAGCATGAAAATAGATTATCTCCAAGCGCTGAAACGCTTAGATCAAGCCCGTGGCGCATGGATCTTACATGGTCAAGAGCCATTGCTTGAGCAAAATTTGCTGGATGCTTTTCGTAAAAACTGGGCCACACATCAAATTGAGCGTGAACGCTATGACATTAACAGCGTCAGTGATTGGAAAAATGTGTTTCATGCACTTAACAGCTTGTCGCTGTTTTCACAAAATTTAGCCATTGAAGTGCATGGCAATATCAAACCCGATGCCAGCACACTCAAACTGCTTAAACACTATATTCAGCATAATGAACACAATTTGCTGTTGATCATTATGCCGAAGCAAGACAGCGGTAGTTTAAAGTCGGCTTTTTTTCAAGTGGTCGAAGCCAATGGCGTGGTGGTTGCCCTCACAGCAAACTACGCCCAAGACCGTCAAAGAATCTTGGCAGTAGAAGCTGAAAAACTGGGGATTCAGCTGAATCAAGATGCATGGCAATGGCTTGAAGCCCATCATGAGCATAACTTACTGGCCGCGAAAAATAGCCTGATGCGTGTGGCAGACACCTTTCCTGAGCTATCTCAGATTCAGATTGAACAGTTGCACGAATGTTTGCAGGATCAATCTCGCTATACGACTTTTGACTTAAGTGATGCCATGATTTCAGGTAATCTTGCGCAGTCGATTAAAACCTTTCAATATCTGATTGAATCTGGCGAACCCTATAGCCTGATTTTGTGGACCTTGAGTAAAGAGATGCGTTTATTGATGCAACTTTTTGAGCAGCCGCACAATGCATTACAGCTGGGCATTTGGAAAAACAAAGTCAGTACGTATCAACAAGCCTTGAGACGTTTAAACCCGCAGCAATTCTTAAGCTGGCCCGCGCTTTTACTCCGAATTGATGCCGCAATTAAAGGCAAAAGCCAAGAAAATCCAGCACATTTGATTCAGCAATGCATTGCCGAACTCTGTGGCAAAACCTTATTTCCCGCGTAAAAGATCCTAAACACCTCCAAACACATTCATATTAATTTTCATTGCGATATTTAAAAAAATTCACGTTTAATCCTTATTTCAACCTTATAATTTGAACAATTTTTTAATGTTTTCAATATTGCCATGCAAAAAATAAAACCAATGAAATTGATTATTGCAGCCGTCGTCGTTGCTGTGGCTCTTGCTGCTTGGTATTTCTTCAAACCTAAAGATGAAAAACCGCAGTACATTACTGCAGAGGTCAGTCGTGGGGATATTGAAAACTCTGTGCTGGCAACGGGTATCCTTGAAGCCACCAAAATGGTGAGCGTCGGTGCGCAGGTATCGGGTCAAGTCAAAAAGATGTATGTGAAATTGGGTGACCAAGTCAAACAAGGTCAATTGATTGCTCAGATTGATTCGGTTCGTCAAGAAAATGACTTAAAAACAGCAGAAGCCAGCATTAAAAATCAACAAGCGCAGTTAACTGTAAAACAAGCCAATTTGGCGAAAGTGGAAGCAGAATACAAACGTCAACAAGCGATGTATGCACAAGATGCAACCTCTCGTGCAGAACTCGAGTCTGCTCTGGCAAGCTATAAAACTGCGCAAGCTGATATTGTGGCCATTAACGCGCAGATCGAGCAATCGCGTTTAAGTTTAGCGACCACCAAAGAAGACTTGGGCTACACCCAAATTGTGGCACCTATGGATGGTACAATCGTTGCGATTGTGACTGAAGAAGGTCAAACCGTAAACGCCAACCAAAGCGCACCGACCATTGTAAAATTGGCGAAGCTTGACACCATGACCGTAAAAGCTGAAATCTCTGAAGCCGACGTGATGCGTGTGCAAGAAGGCCAAACGGTTTATTTCACTACACTGGGTAACAATGACAAAAAACACTATGCCACTTTGCGTCAAGTTGAACCTGCACCGAATTCAATCAATACTGAAACCAACAACAGCTCAACCTCATCAAGTACTGCCGTATATTACAACGCGTTATTTGATGTGCCAAATGAAGATGGTCAGTTACGTATTGATATGACTGCTCAGGTTTATATTGTGTTGGCAGAAGCTAAAAATGCTTTGACCATTCCATCAGCGGCAGTACAGACATCAAATCGCCCACAACGTGGACGCGGTCAAAATTCCACAGAAGGTTCAAATGCAGAACGTACCGAACGCCCAGCTCGCGCTGAACGTAATGCTGAGCAAAGCGCTGAACGTGCTGTGGGGGAACGTCCAAAACGTCTAGAATTGAATGATCAGGAAAAACAGTTGGTTGCACAAGGTAAAGCGTCTGTATCTATGGTTCGCGTTTTACAAGCAGATGGATCAGCAAAAGCAACGCCTGTCTTAATTGGTTTAAACAACCGCGCAACAGCACAAGTGATTCGTGGTTTGAAAGAAGGCGATCAAGTGGTGATTGCAGATGGTTCTGATACCTCAAATGATGCCGCTAAACGTAGTGCTCGCGGTGGTAGCGCTGGTCCAATGAGAATGTAATCATGACTCAACATCAGCAGCCTCTGCTTGAGGTCAAGAATTTGATTCGTGAATTCCCTGCGGGCGAATCTACGGTTCAAATTCTAAAAGGCGTAAATTTAGAAATTTACCCCGGAGAGTTGGTTGCCATTGTGGGTCAATCAGGCTCTGGTAAATCAACACTCATGAATATCTTGGGTTGTCTCGATAAACCAACCCACGGTAGTTACAAAGTCAAAGGTCGTGAAACACTCGAACTTGAGCCCGATGAACTGGCAAAGTTACGCCGTGAGTATTTTGGTTTTATTTTCCAGCGTTATCATCTGCTGGGTGACTTAAATGCCGCTGGCAACGTTGAAGTACCTTCGATTTATGCCGGTGCAGATGCGTCTGAACGTCAACAGCGTGCCAAAGATATCCTGACCGATTTAGGTTTGGGTGATAAAACCCAAAACCGTCCCAGTCAGTTATCGGGGGGGCAGCAGCAACGTGTCTCTATTGCCCGTGCTTTGATGAATGGCGGTGACGTGATTCTGGCCGATGAACCGACAGGTGCATTGGATAAGAACAGCGGTATAGAAGTGATGCGTATTTTGCGTGAACTCAATGCCAAGGGTCATACCATTATTTTGGTGACCCATGACCATAACGTCGCTAAAAATGCCACGCGTATTATTGAAATTTCTGACGGTAATATCATTTCAGATGAACCGAATATTCCCGAAACAGATGATGCGCCACTTGAAAAACACGCACTGGTGCGAACCGAGCAAAAGAAAATCTCATCTTGGCGTTCGGCATTTGATCGCTTAGGTGAAGCTTTCCGTATGGCACTCCTTGCCATGAATGCGCATCGGATGCGGACCTTCTTGACTATGCTCGGGATTATTATTGGTATCGCCTCGGTGGTGTCTGTCGTTGCACTGGGCAATGGTTCACAGAAACAAATTTTAGAAAATATCAGCAGTCTGGGAACGAACACCATTACCGTGTATCAAGGTCGTGGTTTTGGTGATAATTCACGATCCTCTCAAAGTAAAACTCTAATTCCTGCCGATGCAGACGCATTGTCTGAACAACCCTATGTCGATGGTGTCAGTCCTTCGGTCAACAGCAGTGTCACGGGTCGCTTTAAAGACATTGAAGCCTCGACTACTGTTAACGGTGTGAGCGAAGACTTCTTCTATGTCAAAGGTTTAACCTTTCAATCAGGTCAACCCTTTGATAGGCATAGCGTAACGCAGCAAGCACAAGATGTGGTGATTGACGACAACACCAAGAACACCTTTTTTGCCGATGGCAGTAATCCTGTTGGTCAAGTGATTCTACTCGGTAGCGTACCAAGCCGTATTATTGGGGTGATTGATGCGCAAAAGAGCATGATGGGTAATTCTGATAGTTTAAACGTGTATCTGCCCTACTCGACTGTCATGAGCCGTATGCTCGGTCAATCGAATGTGCGTAGCATTATTGTCCGTGTCAAAGATGAATACCCGAGTGCTGCTGCTGAAAATGCCATTTTGAATTTATTGGTTCAGCGTCATGGCGCACAGGATGTATTTACCCAGAACTCAGACAGTATTCGTGAAACCATTCAACAAACCACCCAGACAATGACGCTATTGGTCTCTGCAATTGCAGTGATTTCACTGGTGGTCGGTGGTATTGGGGTGATGAACATTATGTTGGTGTCTGTGACAGAACGTACGCAAGAAATTGGGGTACGCATGGCGGTAGGTGCCCGTCAAAGTGACATTTTGCAACAGTTTTTGATTGAAGCGGTACTGGTGTGTATTTTGGGCGGTATTTTAGGGGTGCTGTTATCTCTAGGTATTGGTCAGCTGATTACGCATTTTGCAGGTGGAACATTCCAAATGGCGTATTCAACTACCTCGATTGTGGCTGCATTTATTTGCTCTAGCCTGATTGGAATTGTATTTGGGTTTATTCCTGCACGTAATGCTGCACGCTTGAACCCAGTCGACGCCCTGTCTAGAGAATAAGGAAAATACTATGCATCATCATATGAATTTAACGAAACTTGTCACTGCCTTAATCCTCACAAGTTCTCTAGTAGGGTGTGTGGCTATGGTCAAAACGCCTTATGAACAACCGACCGTCAATATTCCGCAAGGCTTTGAAAATAGCAAAGTGACCGCGAAACAAGTACATGCAGATGCCTATGCAGATCAGTGGTGGACACTGTTTAATGATGCTCAGTTGAATAGCCTTGTGAATCAAGTCTTAAGCGTGAATTCAGATTTAGCTGTGGCGGGAATCAATTTACAGCAGGCACGGATTCAAGCCAGACAAAGCCAAAGTCAGCAAGGGGTTCGGATTGGATCTGCGGGTGCTTCTGTCGGACATCGTTTTAGCTTAGATGGCGATGGAGATTCATCCAATGGCATTTCGCTGAATTATCCGGGCTTAAGCTATGAGCTTGATTTGTTCGGCAAGCTTGCCAATCAAACCGAAGCTTCACGGTGGGAAGCGCTTGCCACAGAGCAAGACTTACAAGCTACAGCGCAAAGTTTAATTGCCACCACCGCCAATTTGTACTGGCAGTTGGGTTATTTAAATGAGCGCTATGCCGTTGCACAGCAGAACCTAGCCAGTACCCAAAAAACCTATGAGTTGGTTCGCATTCAGTACCGTGCAGGTGCAGTCTCTGGACTGGATTTAACCTCAGCTGAGCAAGCGGTACAAAGCCAACGTGCAACCTTAAGTCAAATTGAACAGCAGAAAGTTGAAACTCGAACTGCGATTGCAGTATTGCTGAATCAACCTGTACAGCAACTAAATATGGCTGAACCGCAGCGCCTGCCACGCAATGCATTACCACGGATTGCTTCAGGGTTACCTGCGGAGTTATTGTCACGCCGACCTGACTTAAATGCCTC
This genomic window from Acinetobacter sp. TGL-Y2 contains:
- a CDS encoding MacB family efflux pump subunit, yielding MTQHQQPLLEVKNLIREFPAGESTVQILKGVNLEIYPGELVAIVGQSGSGKSTLMNILGCLDKPTHGSYKVKGRETLELEPDELAKLRREYFGFIFQRYHLLGDLNAAGNVEVPSIYAGADASERQQRAKDILTDLGLGDKTQNRPSQLSGGQQQRVSIARALMNGGDVILADEPTGALDKNSGIEVMRILRELNAKGHTIILVTHDHNVAKNATRIIEISDGNIISDEPNIPETDDAPLEKHALVRTEQKKISSWRSAFDRLGEAFRMALLAMNAHRMRTFLTMLGIIIGIASVVSVVALGNGSQKQILENISSLGTNTITVYQGRGFGDNSRSSQSKTLIPADADALSEQPYVDGVSPSVNSSVTGRFKDIEASTTVNGVSEDFFYVKGLTFQSGQPFDRHSVTQQAQDVVIDDNTKNTFFADGSNPVGQVILLGSVPSRIIGVIDAQKSMMGNSDSLNVYLPYSTVMSRMLGQSNVRSIIVRVKDEYPSAAAENAILNLLVQRHGAQDVFTQNSDSIRETIQQTTQTMTLLVSAIAVISLVVGGIGVMNIMLVSVTERTQEIGVRMAVGARQSDILQQFLIEAVLVCILGGILGVLLSLGIGQLITHFAGGTFQMAYSTTSIVAAFICSSLIGIVFGFIPARNAARLNPVDALSRE
- the holA gene encoding DNA polymerase III subunit delta, encoding MKIDYLQALKRLDQARGAWILHGQEPLLEQNLLDAFRKNWATHQIERERYDINSVSDWKNVFHALNSLSLFSQNLAIEVHGNIKPDASTLKLLKHYIQHNEHNLLLIIMPKQDSGSLKSAFFQVVEANGVVVALTANYAQDRQRILAVEAEKLGIQLNQDAWQWLEAHHEHNLLAAKNSLMRVADTFPELSQIQIEQLHECLQDQSRYTTFDLSDAMISGNLAQSIKTFQYLIESGEPYSLILWTLSKEMRLLMQLFEQPHNALQLGIWKNKVSTYQQALRRLNPQQFLSWPALLLRIDAAIKGKSQENPAHLIQQCIAELCGKTLFPA
- a CDS encoding efflux transporter outer membrane subunit, encoding MHHHMNLTKLVTALILTSSLVGCVAMVKTPYEQPTVNIPQGFENSKVTAKQVHADAYADQWWTLFNDAQLNSLVNQVLSVNSDLAVAGINLQQARIQARQSQSQQGVRIGSAGASVGHRFSLDGDGDSSNGISLNYPGLSYELDLFGKLANQTEASRWEALATEQDLQATAQSLIATTANLYWQLGYLNERYAVAQQNLASTQKTYELVRIQYRAGAVSGLDLTSAEQAVQSQRATLSQIEQQKVETRTAIAVLLNQPVQQLNMAEPQRLPRNALPRIASGLPAELLSRRPDLNASELRLRKALANKDANKASYYPSVSLTGSISTAGSSTSLSNVLSNPAAILGAGLSLPFLQWNDMKRDLKVNELEYEKSIIQYRQTLYQAFADVENALSARNEIDKQVALQERNVQLAEKTEQLTQVRYKNGAVALKNLIDAQRTTREARLSLVQTKQTQYNAYVTLLQALGGSPIQQLP
- a CDS encoding MacA family efflux pump subunit; this translates as MQKIKPMKLIIAAVVVAVALAAWYFFKPKDEKPQYITAEVSRGDIENSVLATGILEATKMVSVGAQVSGQVKKMYVKLGDQVKQGQLIAQIDSVRQENDLKTAEASIKNQQAQLTVKQANLAKVEAEYKRQQAMYAQDATSRAELESALASYKTAQADIVAINAQIEQSRLSLATTKEDLGYTQIVAPMDGTIVAIVTEEGQTVNANQSAPTIVKLAKLDTMTVKAEISEADVMRVQEGQTVYFTTLGNNDKKHYATLRQVEPAPNSINTETNNSSTSSSTAVYYNALFDVPNEDGQLRIDMTAQVYIVLAEAKNALTIPSAAVQTSNRPQRGRGQNSTEGSNAERTERPARAERNAEQSAERAVGERPKRLELNDQEKQLVAQGKASVSMVRVLQADGSAKATPVLIGLNNRATAQVIRGLKEGDQVVIADGSDTSNDAAKRSARGGSAGPMRM